A part of Helicobacter himalayensis genomic DNA contains:
- the hisB gene encoding imidazoleglycerol-phosphate dehydratase HisB gives MQTQPQSHTRKTKETNITLTLTLYGEGKSEIQSGVGFFNHMLEALSKHSLIDLKILCEGDTHIDDHHSVEDCGIALGEALKNMLYPLSGVERFGNASAVMDEANVECDIDLCNRAYLVFDMSAYDGAFKGKIGSFDIELVEEFFKALCFNANISAHIVLKRGKNLHHILEASFKAFALALRRALTPNVRIHTPSTKGVL, from the coding sequence ATGCAAACACAGCCACAAAGCCACACGCGCAAAACAAAAGAAACTAACATCACCCTCACTCTCACACTTTATGGCGAAGGAAAAAGCGAGATTCAAAGCGGAGTTGGATTTTTTAACCATATGCTTGAAGCATTGAGCAAACATAGTTTGATTGATTTGAAAATTCTCTGCGAAGGCGATACACATATCGATGATCATCACAGCGTAGAGGATTGTGGTATCGCGCTTGGCGAAGCGCTAAAAAATATGCTCTATCCTTTGAGCGGGGTTGAGCGCTTTGGAAATGCAAGCGCGGTGATGGACGAGGCAAATGTGGAATGCGATATTGATCTTTGCAATCGCGCGTATTTGGTTTTTGATATGAGCGCGTATGATGGCGCGTTTAAGGGGAAAATCGGGAGTTTTGATATTGAACTTGTGGAGGAATTTTTCAAAGCATTGTGCTTTAATGCCAATATAAGCGCACATATTGTGCTAAAACGTGGAAAAAACTTACATCACATACTCGAGGCAAGTTTCAAAGCTTTTGCGCTCGCGCTTAGACGCGCACTCACACCAAATGTGCGCATTCACACACCAAGCACAAAGGGCGTATTATGA
- a CDS encoding restriction endonuclease gives MRLENIFLELIEQKYDEIKAKQKNGIFEKILHFEGNAIGQIGEKFIKEVFKGLNLPLDGVGSETIHDEFDLLSNGKKIEVKTARKGLNNNTFQFNGINPKYNYDFIILLGLTTQSLHYYIIDKRRDYRYDHKARREFISINNKEKQLVQMNPGNAVNLKLTLALKDLKDISGLEMELINYFKE, from the coding sequence ATGAGATTAGAAAATATTTTCCTAGAGCTTATAGAACAGAAATATGACGAAATTAAGGCAAAGCAAAAAAATGGAATTTTTGAAAAAATCTTACATTTTGAGGGTAATGCAATAGGACAAATTGGTGAAAAATTTATAAAAGAGGTTTTTAAGGGACTAAATTTACCACTTGACGGAGTGGGAAGCGAAACAATTCACGATGAATTTGACTTGCTTTCAAATGGCAAAAAAATTGAGGTTAAGACCGCACGAAAAGGATTAAACAATAACACTTTTCAATTTAATGGTATCAATCCAAAATACAACTATGATTTTATTATCTTATTAGGTCTTACTACTCAAAGTTTGCATTATTATATTATTGATAAAAGGCGAGATTATCGTTATGACCATAAAGCACGGCGTGAGTTTATAAGTATAAACAATAAAGAAAAGCAGCTAGTGCAAATGAATCCGGGTAATGCGGTTAATTTAAAGCTTACTTTGGCTCTAAAAGATTTAAAAGATATAAGTGGGCTTGAGATGGAACTTATAAATTATTTCAAGGAATAG
- a CDS encoding TIGR01212 family radical SAM protein (This family includes YhcC from E. coli K-12, an uncharacterized radical SAM protein.), producing the protein MRVVLTIGRYFKRRFGTRVRKIPISLPGFTCPNIDGSVAKGGCIYCDNESFSPSLVKLNERANVKMNFSLTQNPLLPKQLEQLKGQYKWHADFHNEKFGIAKYIIYFQSYTNTYAPFATLKTLYDCALSLSNVVGLSIGTRIDCVSDEVLELLSGYVREGKEIWLEYGIQSVYNETLELTNRGHGIEGAQELFKKTRAKGIKLCAHIIYGLPNESEEMMLHTLDSVISWGIDGIKIHPMYVVNGTKLAQMYKSGAYTPIKLETFANLIVESIKRLPPNVVVQRISAGAHDESLLAPKWCFDKNIQMRYIRDKLRESGMEY; encoded by the coding sequence GTGCGTGTGGTTTTAACTATCGGAAGGTATTTTAAGAGACGTTTTGGCACAAGGGTTAGGAAAATCCCAATTTCTCTGCCCGGCTTTACTTGTCCTAATATCGATGGGAGCGTGGCAAAAGGTGGGTGTATTTATTGTGATAATGAATCTTTTTCCCCAAGTTTGGTGAAGCTCAATGAGCGCGCGAATGTGAAGATGAATTTTTCGCTTACTCAAAATCCACTTTTGCCAAAACAGCTCGAGCAGCTCAAAGGGCAATACAAGTGGCACGCGGATTTTCATAATGAAAAATTTGGGATTGCAAAATACATAATTTATTTTCAATCCTACACCAACACCTACGCGCCATTTGCTACGCTCAAGACGTTGTATGACTGCGCGCTAAGCCTATCAAATGTGGTGGGACTAAGTATCGGGACGCGTATTGATTGTGTGAGCGATGAGGTTTTAGAGCTTTTGAGTGGCTATGTCAGGGAGGGCAAAGAAATTTGGCTTGAATATGGAATCCAATCAGTGTATAACGAGACTTTAGAGCTCACTAACCGCGGGCACGGGATTGAGGGTGCGCAGGAGCTGTTTAAAAAGACGCGTGCGAAGGGGATTAAGCTTTGTGCGCATATCATTTATGGATTGCCAAATGAGAGTGAAGAGATGATGTTGCACACGCTAGATTCTGTGATTTCGTGGGGGATTGATGGGATTAAAATCCACCCAATGTATGTGGTGAATGGCACTAAGCTCGCGCAAATGTATAAAAGCGGGGCATATACGCCAATCAAGCTTGAAACTTTTGCAAATCTCATCGTAGAATCCATAAAACGCCTTCCGCCAAATGTCGTGGTGCAGCGCATAAGCGCGGGCGCACATGATGAAAGTTTGCTCGCACCAAAATGGTGCTTTGATAAAAATATCCAAATGCGCTATATCCGCGACAAGCTGCGAGAATCTGGAATGGAGTATTGA
- the purF gene encoding amidophosphoribosyltransferase: MYNVKRSALLSYYALFAMQHRGQEASGISTANGAQITTIKGNGLVTKVFDEAKFNKLQGNSSIGHNRYATAGADSANDSQPVFARYSLGEIAIAHNGNLTNAKSVREELIKKGAIFQSHLDTENLIHLIAHSQKAHLVDRIIDALSFVDGAYCFLFLSRSKMFVVRDRYGLRPLSLGKITNDDGSIGYIVASETCAFDLIGAEYVRDVRAGEMLIFEGAYTPLSVCEPKSIQVYEPQSAPCVFEYVYFARPDSQVYGKNVYTIRKNMGTQLAKEHKLQADMVIPVPDSGVAAAIGYSKESGIDFELGIIRNHYVGRTFIEPTQQSRELKVRLKLNPISSLIAGKDIIVIDDSIVRGTTSRQIVQILRKAGARKVYMLISAPPTINPCFYGVDTPDKKQLICANKSIEEVREYIGADYLGFLSLSALDCAVGGSGFCKACFDGKYIDSYLLSQKS; this comes from the coding sequence ATCTACAATGTCAAGCGTTCGGCACTTTTAAGCTACTACGCGCTTTTTGCAATGCAACACAGAGGGCAAGAGGCAAGCGGGATTAGCACCGCAAATGGTGCGCAAATCACCACCATTAAGGGAAATGGGTTGGTTACCAAAGTTTTTGATGAGGCAAAGTTTAATAAATTACAAGGAAATTCAAGCATTGGGCATAATCGCTACGCGACTGCGGGTGCAGATTCTGCTAATGATTCTCAACCTGTTTTTGCGCGCTATTCACTCGGTGAAATCGCCATCGCACACAATGGGAATCTTACCAACGCCAAAAGCGTGCGCGAGGAGCTTATTAAAAAGGGCGCGATTTTTCAAAGCCATTTAGATACAGAAAATCTTATCCACCTCATCGCCCATTCGCAAAAAGCGCATTTGGTGGATAGAATCATTGATGCATTGAGCTTTGTTGATGGAGCGTATTGCTTTTTGTTTCTTTCACGTTCTAAAATGTTTGTGGTGCGCGATAGGTATGGTTTGCGCCCGCTAAGTTTGGGCAAAATTACAAATGACGATGGAAGTATCGGCTATATCGTGGCGAGTGAAACTTGCGCGTTTGATTTGATAGGGGCGGAGTATGTGCGCGATGTGAGGGCGGGGGAAATGCTGATTTTTGAGGGTGCTTATACGCCACTAAGCGTATGTGAGCCAAAAAGCATTCAGGTTTATGAGCCACAAAGTGCGCCTTGCGTGTTTGAGTATGTGTATTTCGCGCGTCCTGATAGTCAAGTGTATGGAAAAAATGTCTATACAATCCGCAAAAATATGGGCACGCAACTTGCCAAAGAGCATAAATTGCAAGCGGATATGGTGATTCCCGTGCCAGATTCTGGCGTGGCGGCGGCAATTGGGTATTCTAAAGAAAGCGGGATTGATTTTGAGCTAGGCATTATCCGCAATCATTATGTTGGCAGGACTTTCATCGAGCCAACACAGCAGAGCAGGGAGCTCAAAGTACGCCTAAAGCTTAATCCTATAAGCAGTCTCATTGCAGGAAAAGACATTATTGTGATAGATGATTCTATCGTGCGCGGGACGACAAGTAGGCAAATCGTGCAGATTCTGCGCAAGGCAGGTGCGCGAAAGGTGTATATGCTGATTTCCGCACCGCCCACGATTAACCCTTGTTTCTATGGTGTGGATACACCGGATAAAAAACAACTTATTTGCGCCAATAAGAGTATTGAAGAGGTGCGTGAATATATTGGCGCTGATTATTTGGGCTTTTTGTCTTTGAGCGCGCTTGATTGCGCGGTGGGTGGAAGTGGATTTTGCAAGGCGTGCTTTGATGGGAAGTACATTGATTCTTATCTTTTATCGCAAAAGTCTTGA
- a CDS encoding SAM-dependent methyltransferase, with the protein MPICLSENQLKYANGGVMRENKNNKFDEYFTKPEVAKTLFNKTQEIISKYENIDKYTWLEPSVGDGCFYTLLPKNKIGIDINESKFDILKTDFLTYELPQKPLIVIGNPPFGHRGVLALEFIKHCAGADFVCFILPMFFQSLGKGSVRYRVKDLHLLHEEVLPTNSFYLKNGKEKDVKACFQIWSKNYKSNKSEFSWYKQKEKEEPYSKILRVVTVSLAKNRECGKEWIFNKKANFYLSSTFFKQNMVVSEFKNVKYKSGIAIIYNENAPKKKLDELFLRADWLKYSSLATNGCRHIGKSHIFKLLEDEGF; encoded by the coding sequence ATGCCTATTTGTTTGAGTGAAAATCAATTGAAATACGCAAATGGTGGGGTAATGAGAGAAAATAAAAACAATAAGTTTGATGAATATTTTACAAAACCTGAAGTTGCAAAAACCCTTTTTAATAAAACGCAAGAGATTATCTCAAAGTATGAAAATATAGACAAATACACTTGGTTAGAACCTAGTGTGGGGGATGGCTGTTTTTATACACTTTTGCCTAAAAATAAGATTGGTATTGATATAAATGAAAGTAAATTTGATATTTTAAAGACTGATTTTTTGACTTATGAATTACCTCAAAAACCTTTAATAGTTATTGGCAATCCACCCTTTGGACATCGGGGTGTTTTGGCTTTGGAGTTTATTAAACATTGTGCGGGAGCTGATTTTGTGTGTTTTATACTACCTATGTTTTTTCAGAGTTTGGGTAAGGGTTCTGTGCGTTATCGCGTTAAAGATTTGCATCTTTTGCACGAGGAGGTTTTGCCTACCAACTCTTTTTATCTAAAAAATGGCAAAGAAAAGGATGTTAAAGCCTGTTTTCAAATTTGGAGTAAAAATTACAAAAGCAATAAAAGTGAATTTAGTTGGTATAAACAAAAAGAAAAAGAAGAGCCATATAGCAAAATTTTACGCGTTGTAACTGTGTCTTTGGCTAAAAATAGAGAGTGTGGCAAGGAGTGGATATTTAATAAAAAGGCAAATTTTTATCTTTCAAGCACATTTTTTAAGCAAAATATGGTGGTAAGCGAGTTTAAAAACGTGAAATATAAAAGCGGTATCGCAATAATTTATAATGAAAATGCTCCTAAAAAGAAATTAGATGAGTTATTTTTGAGGGCTGATTGGCTTAAATATAGCTCACTTGCTACAAATGGTTGTCGTCATATTGGTAAATCGCATATCTTTAAGCTATTGGAAGATGAGGGATTTTGA
- a CDS encoding glycosyltransferase family 8 protein has protein sequence MKTKQKLQRFQIELNTIYPCEISLHYVEQNVFEGLNKWGFEKKQNYLTYYRLLLERFLPKDLKICLYLDVDMLVVGDLRELFAIDLGDNFAGVVLDSVHIKRHIIPSKKPQFKDIVLNPNWQFNGGFILINLQAWRSGKIEQKALEFLQNYNPVFLDQDTLNVLFGEDTLKLGLEWNFVAFSTFEDAIFKGENKEYTIRYTRNEHKNALKNLKIIHYNTGLKPWKGLIKKKKCRQNLSNERICKWWECALQTPIFGLDIKTLRLKLMLAKHPSRLKRGVKRALKKVKNLMRHQA, from the coding sequence ATCAAAACCAAACAAAAACTCCAAAGATTCCAAATAGAATTAAACACCATTTATCCTTGCGAAATTTCCCTGCACTATGTAGAACAGAATGTGTTTGAGGGCTTAAACAAATGGGGGTTTGAGAAAAAGCAAAATTATCTTACTTACTATCGTTTGTTGTTGGAACGTTTTTTGCCAAAAGATTTAAAAATATGTCTTTATCTTGATGTGGATATGCTTGTGGTTGGAGATTTAAGAGAACTTTTCGCGATTGATTTGGGGGATAATTTTGCGGGTGTTGTGTTAGATTCTGTGCATATTAAACGTCATATTATTCCTTCCAAAAAACCACAATTTAAAGATATTGTCCTTAATCCTAATTGGCAATTTAATGGCGGTTTTATATTGATTAATTTGCAAGCGTGGCGTAGTGGAAAAATCGAGCAAAAAGCATTGGAGTTTTTACAAAATTATAATCCGGTATTTTTAGATCAAGACACACTCAATGTGCTTTTTGGGGAGGATACGCTAAAGCTGGGATTAGAGTGGAATTTTGTGGCATTTTCTACTTTTGAAGATGCAATTTTTAAAGGTGAAAACAAAGAATACACAATCAGATACACAAGAAATGAGCATAAAAATGCTTTGAAAAATCTAAAAATTATACATTACAACACGGGCTTAAAACCTTGGAAAGGCTTGATAAAAAAGAAAAAATGCAGGCAGAATTTGTCTAATGAGCGCATTTGTAAATGGTGGGAATGCGCACTTCAAACGCCTATTTTTGGGCTTGATATTAAAACATTACGACTTAAATTAATGCTAGCAAAGCACCCTTCGCGCTTAAAAAGAGGAGTAAAACGCGCGCTTAAAAAAGTTAAGAATCTTATGCGACATCAGGCTTAA
- a CDS encoding methyl-accepting chemotaxis protein, with amino-acid sequence MSLMHNFSLSNFKVRTKMLMLMLIPLGTLIFFSFVILTDRYKALTDASRLNDGIVLASKVSQLIHELQKERGASAGYLGARNDVFKQKLEQQRTLSDSEIKNLKDYLQSFDLGAYPLDLSKSINTFTQKLGEISQTRAGVDNASMKVGDVIAYYTQSIEFGFVIFDDVANTNSNKIAKSLRAYIDFLNMKENAGRERAILSNTFGADKFAQGNYEKFILIMGAQEIYLRDFKVYASQKALELYEKTSKDSSFAEVDRMHEVAIIKSRDGGFGVDSGYWFNTITRKIDLFKEIEDNLKQDLIAQVESEESTNAFSFWFMLGVTIFVVILTFFVGSFVIRNLVSRVGDMQGYLFNLEKNKDMSVMPKLAKSDKDEVGSIFSVIISFLGSIAQIFRTLGAQSKQNVQISKDLLHTSSGVLSHTQEGFRLSEETNKIGARVEDSLRKNVEKISEAMSDIAQAREQLGVTSNVIQNFSQTITNDAQNQQDLVQTMHTLTQEAQNVKGVLGIINDIANQTNLLALNAAIEAARAGEHGRGFAVVADEVRKLAERTQKSLSEIDVTLNTIAQSINEVHAEIEHNAQNFQTFMEDSQKIEESIQSVVEKIEIVNSLATDIISSSKALDEDTSLLLENNKTLSVNLQKIAQEMDKISNVANELDSKTIEVESKINEFKF; translated from the coding sequence ATGTCTTTAATGCATAATTTTTCACTTAGTAACTTTAAAGTGCGCACAAAAATGCTTATGCTTATGCTTATTCCGCTTGGGACGCTGATTTTTTTCTCGTTCGTCATTCTTACTGATAGATATAAGGCACTCACAGACGCTTCGCGTTTAAATGATGGCATCGTGCTTGCAAGCAAGGTTTCGCAGCTTATCCACGAATTGCAAAAAGAGCGCGGGGCGAGTGCGGGCTATCTTGGCGCGCGTAATGATGTGTTTAAGCAAAAACTAGAGCAACAGCGGACTTTGAGTGATTCTGAAATCAAGAATCTTAAAGACTATTTGCAAAGTTTTGATTTAGGCGCTTATCCGCTGGATTTGAGTAAAAGCATAAACACCTTTACCCAAAAGCTTGGTGAAATCTCCCAAACACGCGCAGGTGTAGATAACGCAAGTATGAAAGTTGGTGATGTGATAGCATATTATACGCAGAGCATTGAATTTGGATTTGTGATATTTGATGATGTGGCAAATACAAACTCAAATAAAATTGCAAAGTCCTTGCGTGCGTATATTGATTTCCTAAATATGAAAGAAAACGCCGGGCGGGAGCGTGCGATACTTTCAAATACCTTTGGTGCGGATAAATTTGCGCAGGGCAATTATGAAAAATTTATTTTGATTATGGGCGCACAAGAGATTTATTTGAGAGATTTTAAAGTCTATGCTTCGCAAAAAGCACTTGAACTTTATGAAAAAACCTCCAAAGATTCCAGCTTTGCAGAAGTGGATAGAATGCATGAAGTTGCGATTATAAAATCGCGCGATGGCGGGTTTGGCGTTGATAGCGGATATTGGTTTAATACGATTACAAGGAAAATTGATTTATTTAAAGAAATCGAAGATAACTTAAAACAAGATTTAATCGCACAGGTAGAATCTGAAGAATCTACCAACGCCTTTTCGTTTTGGTTTATGCTAGGCGTTACAATTTTTGTGGTGATACTCACTTTTTTCGTGGGTTCATTTGTGATTAGAAATCTTGTATCGCGCGTAGGCGATATGCAGGGTTATTTATTTAACTTGGAGAAAAATAAAGATATGAGCGTAATGCCAAAGCTTGCAAAAAGTGATAAAGATGAGGTTGGGAGCATTTTTAGCGTAATTATTAGCTTTCTTGGTTCTATTGCGCAGATTTTCCGCACGCTTGGCGCACAAAGCAAGCAAAATGTGCAGATTTCAAAAGATTTGCTTCATACTTCAAGTGGGGTGCTTTCCCACACGCAAGAGGGCTTTAGACTTTCTGAAGAGACAAATAAGATTGGCGCACGCGTGGAAGATTCTCTGCGTAAAAATGTCGAAAAAATCTCTGAAGCAATGAGTGATATAGCGCAGGCAAGGGAGCAGCTGGGCGTAACTTCTAATGTGATACAAAATTTCTCGCAGACTATCACAAATGACGCACAAAATCAGCAAGACCTCGTGCAGACAATGCACACGCTCACGCAGGAAGCACAAAATGTCAAAGGTGTGCTAGGTATCATTAACGATATTGCTAATCAAACAAACTTACTCGCTTTAAACGCAGCCATTGAGGCAGCGCGCGCAGGTGAGCACGGCAGAGGCTTTGCAGTCGTGGCTGATGAGGTGAGAAAATTGGCTGAACGCACACAAAAATCTTTGAGTGAAATTGATGTAACATTAAATACTATCGCGCAGAGCATTAATGAAGTGCATGCGGAGATAGAGCATAACGCACAAAATTTCCAAACTTTTATGGAGGATTCTCAAAAAATTGAAGAATCTATCCAAAGTGTGGTGGAAAAAATCGAGATTGTAAATTCGCTCGCTACGGATATAATTTCCAGCTCAAAAGCCCTTGATGAGGACACAAGCCTACTTTTGGAGAATAACAAAACGTTAAGTGTTAATCTGCAAAAAATTGCTCAAGAAATGGATAAAATCTCAAATGTCGCAAACGAGCTAGATTCTAAAACTATCGAGGTTGAAAGCAAGATTAATGAGTTTAAATTTTAA
- a CDS encoding KdsC family phosphatase — MKKIEILFLDVDGTLTQGDITYTQGGEEIKTFNIKDGLGLSVWNKNLGRKSVIISGRECELVKRRAGELGIFATYLGISDKGKIINEVLANLNLKPSQAACIGDDLNDLSMFRILKNSYAPKDCASGIKSEVKTLLSKNGGKGAVREMIEDILRKEGKNSELKKYFN; from the coding sequence ATGAAAAAAATTGAAATACTTTTCTTAGATGTCGATGGCACACTCACGCAAGGCGATATTACCTACACACAAGGTGGCGAGGAAATAAAAACTTTTAATATTAAAGATGGATTAGGACTTAGCGTGTGGAATAAGAATCTAGGGCGCAAGTCTGTTATCATCAGCGGGCGCGAATGTGAGCTAGTCAAAAGGCGCGCGGGTGAGCTTGGGATTTTTGCGACTTATCTTGGCATTAGCGATAAAGGCAAAATCATCAATGAAGTTTTAGCAAATCTTAATCTCAAGCCAAGTCAAGCGGCGTGCATTGGCGATGATTTGAATGATTTGTCAATGTTTAGAATCCTTAAAAACTCCTACGCGCCAAAAGATTGCGCTTCTGGGATAAAAAGCGAGGTAAAAACGCTCCTTAGTAAAAATGGCGGGAAAGGGGCGGTGCGCGAGATGATAGAGGATATTTTACGCAAAGAGGGCAAAAATAGTGAGCTTAAAAAATATTTCAACTAG
- a CDS encoding septal ring lytic transglycosylase RlpA family protein yields the protein MQNKHMFLKKILSKTNAFLFSALILAGCSNTSVYNGGKGSFNEYEDWGNYEKRNKRSFEHGNKNTYRGFSEDYDDLDAFQQGIDSNLGGEQMRESPEIQRATMKPYQIAGKWYHPQEVSLHDTFEGLASWYGPDFHAKKTSNGETYNMYAHTAAHKTFPMNTVVKVYNVENGKTTIVRINDRGPFVEGRIIDLSNAAAKDIDMIGSGTAKVKIEVIGFKGVINTESKDELKNDESLQEEFKVGYTPQSVAGGSFALQLGAFRRKEGAQSTKEGFDKYPPYKTIIKEMLDTDNQPIYRVFLEGFQSEEEARDFMKNTPGFEGKILIRN from the coding sequence ATGCAAAACAAACACATGTTTTTAAAAAAAATTCTTAGCAAAACAAATGCTTTTCTTTTTAGCGCATTAATACTTGCTGGCTGCTCAAACACAAGCGTGTATAACGGCGGAAAAGGCTCATTTAACGAGTATGAGGATTGGGGAAATTATGAGAAGCGTAATAAGCGCAGTTTCGAGCACGGCAATAAAAACACATATAGGGGCTTTTCAGAGGATTACGATGATTTAGACGCGTTTCAACAAGGCATAGATTCTAACCTTGGCGGAGAACAAATGCGAGAATCGCCTGAAATCCAACGCGCCACAATGAAGCCCTACCAAATCGCTGGCAAGTGGTATCACCCACAAGAAGTAAGCTTGCACGATACTTTTGAAGGGCTAGCAAGCTGGTATGGACCGGATTTTCACGCGAAAAAAACTTCTAATGGGGAAACTTACAATATGTATGCTCACACCGCCGCACACAAGACATTTCCGATGAATACGGTAGTGAAAGTCTATAATGTCGAAAATGGCAAAACCACAATTGTACGTATCAACGACAGAGGTCCGTTTGTGGAGGGGCGCATTATTGATTTGAGTAATGCTGCAGCAAAGGATATTGATATGATTGGCTCTGGCACGGCAAAAGTCAAAATCGAAGTGATTGGCTTTAAAGGCGTGATAAACACAGAATCTAAAGATGAGCTAAAAAATGATGAGAGTTTGCAGGAGGAGTTTAAAGTTGGCTACACGCCACAAAGTGTGGCAGGAGGGAGTTTCGCGCTGCAACTTGGGGCGTTTAGAAGAAAAGAAGGCGCACAAAGCACAAAAGAGGGGTTTGACAAGTATCCGCCTTATAAAACCATCATTAAAGAAATGCTCGATACTGACAACCAACCGATCTATCGCGTGTTTTTGGAGGGATTTCAAAGCGAAGAGGAGGCGAGGGATTTTATGAAAAACACCCCTGGCTTTGAAGGAAAGATACTTATAAGGAATTAG